A region from the Lycium barbarum isolate Lr01 chromosome 8, ASM1917538v2, whole genome shotgun sequence genome encodes:
- the LOC132604999 gene encoding putative two-component response regulator ARR20 has protein sequence MKIPYHDMMKEVRVLLVDHDKEFVIQMVDLLKSYAYKVTAIDTASAAMRILSKGKEKIDVMIVNVYSPDLLSFQLLTQAVALDIVSLVICDEHNEFLAKKALEDGAYLYLKKPLDEEIVEYLWQFALREKIKRGKSRERLEENEDHTNVGDADDIGNNNIVVDEEQAGEKNTPNTEEPNNNIQEAKNNIVSNEKYKLRMKRSRQSTKQINEGESQGSAINKTVKRKVCTKWTVDLHARFMDAMHQLGEGRCYPKEILEVMNVPGLTRMQVASHLQKCRSNNWRAPNKRKFICKPSDQGSSSGSQKTRSFRRFGAMPRLQTNVPNMQQHQRNPDQTQRGPEFPFPTINTDNIFAGGESSIQQQLYHPQHQIQPHYLNIDHPFNNPFLLAQNNASGELQQHGSLLGMLGSQGLQDPIIGNTSYRSGLAFNIEDHHTQNDYNLDLNVAHVTTCPGSAIMSDTSIQNATTNELGAVNANFQQYITESNMSNSSDIIVPSHASDTEGSDSNERENYDAYFDFNNVGYLFQNLEPPSANLPNEHDSEFDQVYSNDQVAPTTSVQFPGIANCSDESST, from the exons TTACGGCGATTGATACAGCTTCCGCAGCCATGAGAATTCTCtccaaaggaaaggaaaaaattgATGTGATGATAGTAAATGTCTATTCACCTGATTTACTTTCTTTTCAACTTTTGACTCAAGCTGTAGCCTTGGATATTGTTTCACTTG TTATATGTGATGAACACAATGAATTCTTAGCAAAGAaggctttggaagatggagcttACCTGTACCTAAAGAAGCCACTTGACGAGGAAATTGTGGAATACTTATGGCAATTTGCATTGAGGGAGAAAATAAAAAGGGGGAAATCTAGGGAAAGATtagaagaaaatgaagatcatACAAATGTTGGTGATGCTGATGATATTGGTAAcaataatattgttgtagatgAAGAACAAGCTGGAGAGAAGAATACTCCTAATACCGAGGAACCAAACAATAATATTCAGGAGGCTAAAAACAACATCGTATCAAATGAGAAATACAAGCTGAGGATGAAGAGAAGTAGACAAAGCACAAAACAGATTAATGAAGGAGAGAGTCAGGGCAGTGCTATTAATAAGACCGTCAAGCGAAAGGTGTGCACAAAATGGACTGTGGATCTTCATGCCAGATTCATGGATGCTATGCACCAACTTGGTGAAGGAA GATGTTACCCTAAAGAGATTCTTGAGGTGATGAATGTGCCTGGTCTTACCAGGATGCAAGTTGCAAGTCATCTTCAG AAATGTCGTAGCAACAATTGGAGAGCTCCAAATAAGCGAAAATTTATTTGTAAGCCATCAGATCAAGGATCCTCAAGTGGTTCTCAAAAAACACGTAGCTTTAGAAGATTCGGGGCAATGCCTCGTCTTCAAACAAATGTTCCAAATATGCAACAACATCAGCGTAACCCAGATCAAACCCAAAGAGGCCCAGAGTTTCCATTTCCAACAATCAATACCGACAACATTTTTGCTGGAGGAGAGAGTTCAATTCAACAGCAGCTCTATCACCCACAACATCAAATTCAACCCCACTACCTCAATATTGACCACCCATTCAATAACCCATTTTTGTTGGCCCAAAATAATGCTAGTGGTGAGCTACAACAACATGGATCATTATTAGGAATGTTGGGTTCACAAGGACTACAAGACCCAATTATTGGGAACACTAGTTATAGGTCTGGGTTGGCATTTAACATTGAGGATCATCATACTCAAAATGACTATAACTTGGATCTCAATGTGGCCCATGTAACAACATGTCCAGGCAGTGCAATAATGTCTGATACAAGCATTCAAAATGCGACAACGAATGAATTGGGAGCAGTAAATGCTAATTTCCAGCAATATATTACTGAATCAAACATGTCTAATTCAAGCGATATTATCGTGCCATCACATGCAAGTGATACTGAAGGAAGTGATTCAAATGAGAGGGAAAATTATGATGCGTATTTCGATTTCAATAATGTGGGTTATCTTTTCCAGAATCTTGAACCTCCAAGTGCTAACCTACCTAATGAACATGACAGTGAGTTTGATCAAGTTTACTCTAATGATCAG GTGGCACCGACAACAAGTGTCCAGTTTCCAGGAATAGCAAATTGTTCTGACGAATCATCAACATGA